One Stenotrophomonas oahuensis genomic region harbors:
- a CDS encoding DUF3228 family protein, which produces MSIVLTEFARPRLFPRVPRGNTIQDCTAEQFQAHLNAHPPFKVLDGYAPFCKLYVYENWTSTRCLTVPITDANRHQLRSAYEARNREELPVLVRWFEGVESPRANYLVVILYSAEQLAKEGSPIDADWGIVGCIYTAEPEEVPMAPITMMRNALGVEEGGSGVPLDRAAYQRAVQFWDNNANWRP; this is translated from the coding sequence ATGTCTATTGTCCTCACCGAATTCGCCCGCCCCCGCCTGTTCCCGCGCGTGCCGCGCGGCAACACCATCCAGGATTGCACTGCCGAACAGTTCCAGGCCCATCTCAACGCGCACCCGCCGTTCAAGGTACTGGATGGCTACGCGCCGTTCTGCAAGCTGTACGTGTATGAGAACTGGACCAGCACCCGCTGCCTGACCGTGCCCATTACTGATGCCAACCGTCATCAGCTGCGCAGCGCCTACGAGGCCCGCAACCGCGAGGAGCTGCCGGTGCTGGTGCGCTGGTTCGAAGGCGTGGAGAGTCCGCGTGCGAACTACCTCGTGGTGATTCTGTACAGCGCCGAGCAGCTGGCCAAGGAAGGTTCGCCGATTGACGCCGACTGGGGCATCGTCGGCTGCATCTACACCGCCGAGCCGGAAGAAGTGCCGATGGCCCCGATCACCATGATGCGCAACGCGCTGGGCGTGGAGGAGGGCGGCTCCGGCGTGCCGCTGGACCGCGCCGCCTACCAGCGCGCCGTGCAGTTCTGGGACAACAACGCCAACTGGCGCCCCTGA
- a CDS encoding autotransporter outer membrane beta-barrel domain-containing protein has product MNHRHHPRSITPLCAAVLVALGLTTTPHTVSAASHKYTADETITEERNHQQGFDAGIDTAVVLDITGSGHLTNGGSVNLGVNQDGHGTVRVIGPDARFTGPGSYSTDVGVSGKGTFVVQEGGGAWANTLRVGVNKGSFGSVHVTGAGSRLKARYLYLGHDGEGLLRIDGGAKVDVEADVLGDGRSPGSFSTHRRSTRIEISGKDSQLKANNVRIGGQLLIEDGAQLHSNKGGVYTASSGAGAAVITGTGSRWVNETELDVHTGLDIRNGAALETETLEIKGTRTINSTTTDLTREQLRVTGTGSKIKAANGIRIGELSTSGGTLTISEGGRVEAGGKLHIGGGSYLVLGGAIGGTFTEPTWQPAVAAGELDDSVITFHTVSLGLAFNHTGAITLDNTLRSENDALHRNGGALINVAGTTALTGDLSKFGGRVNVHGGTLVIDTDTYTDAKGYDTIGDAKPRQYMFVDGGTLVLNGESGFRWEEREGDAITSFRTAWATASGSGVLAGTGTVGDTRIHDGGTLSPGHNSVGTFNVDGDLYFNAGGVGREHVDTKSWLAVDLRADGEADKVKVSGAAFIGHGASTEGEQGDTGVRVNTLDPHTSYQIGQRYTVLEAEGGITGGFNDVESNSAFITGALVQTDNAVHLDIALIEEESAEAEGAENNAPPIVFGRVARSSNQRAVAAALDSLPQSGDALVLYNQLLMQDEESAVRAFDELSGELHASTRAMLLRDDFLRAGVLSHLRTGPADEGYGSRAWITGNGQSRSQRSDGNAATRRDHSEGLLLGYDFSFGEGWTVGAAGGRQSLRQNVRDRTSRSEVDALHGGMYAAFRRDALWLRGGVSYTDYDVDTERTLGEGQPWEQTLTARYKAHAVSTFTEAGFDLELQSLTLTPYLGIAQTTLSTGQATEAAGSAALALLPTRDQVWTTTAGVRSAWDLRDRARVEGGLAWQNTSGDRRTSTTQIFATGSDLFTVHAVPLARNVALAELGVVLSPTTNSRVNLFMQGHRGGGERGFAAQASWNVMF; this is encoded by the coding sequence ATGAACCACCGCCATCACCCCCGTTCCATCACGCCGCTGTGTGCGGCCGTGCTGGTCGCACTCGGCCTCACCACCACACCGCACACGGTGAGTGCTGCTTCGCACAAGTACACCGCCGATGAGACCATTACCGAAGAGCGTAACCACCAGCAGGGCTTCGATGCGGGCATCGACACCGCGGTGGTGCTGGACATCACCGGCAGCGGTCATCTAACAAACGGTGGATCGGTCAATCTGGGCGTCAACCAGGACGGCCACGGCACGGTGCGTGTCATCGGCCCCGATGCGCGATTCACCGGCCCAGGCTCCTACAGCACCGATGTGGGCGTGTCCGGCAAGGGCACCTTCGTCGTGCAGGAGGGGGGCGGGGCATGGGCAAACACATTGCGCGTAGGCGTCAACAAAGGGTCATTCGGCAGCGTTCACGTCACCGGTGCGGGTTCCCGCCTGAAGGCGCGCTATCTGTATCTGGGCCACGATGGTGAAGGGCTGCTGCGCATTGATGGCGGCGCGAAGGTCGATGTAGAGGCCGACGTACTTGGGGATGGTCGGTCGCCGGGCTCGTTCTCCACGCATCGGCGCAGCACCCGGATCGAGATCTCCGGCAAGGACTCGCAACTGAAGGCCAACAATGTACGGATCGGGGGGCAACTGCTGATCGAGGACGGCGCGCAGCTGCACTCCAACAAGGGTGGGGTCTACACCGCGAGCAGCGGCGCGGGCGCTGCGGTGATCACCGGTACCGGCAGCCGCTGGGTCAATGAAACAGAGCTGGACGTGCACACCGGTCTGGATATCCGCAACGGTGCCGCCCTGGAGACTGAAACACTGGAGATCAAGGGCACCCGCACCATCAACAGCACCACCACCGACCTCACCCGCGAGCAGCTGCGGGTCACAGGCACCGGCTCAAAGATCAAGGCGGCCAACGGCATACGAATCGGTGAACTGAGCACGAGCGGCGGTACTCTCACAATCAGCGAAGGCGGCCGCGTCGAGGCGGGCGGCAAACTGCACATCGGCGGGGGCAGCTACCTGGTGCTTGGCGGTGCCATTGGCGGTACGTTCACCGAACCGACCTGGCAACCTGCCGTGGCCGCCGGTGAGCTCGACGACTCGGTCATTACCTTTCACACGGTGTCCTTGGGTCTGGCGTTCAATCACACGGGTGCCATCACGCTCGACAACACGCTGCGCAGCGAGAATGACGCGCTGCATCGCAACGGCGGTGCCCTGATCAACGTGGCCGGCACCACCGCGCTGACCGGTGACCTGAGCAAGTTCGGCGGTCGCGTGAACGTACACGGCGGCACGCTGGTGATCGACACGGACACCTACACCGATGCCAAGGGCTACGACACCATCGGTGACGCAAAGCCCAGGCAGTACATGTTCGTGGACGGCGGCACGCTGGTGCTCAACGGCGAGTCGGGCTTCCGCTGGGAAGAGCGCGAAGGCGACGCCATCACCTCGTTCCGCACCGCCTGGGCCACCGCCAGTGGCAGCGGCGTGCTGGCAGGCACCGGCACCGTGGGTGACACGCGCATCCACGACGGCGGCACGCTCTCGCCCGGCCACAACAGCGTCGGCACGTTCAACGTGGATGGCGACCTGTACTTCAACGCCGGTGGCGTAGGCCGCGAACACGTCGACACCAAGTCCTGGCTGGCCGTGGACCTGCGTGCGGACGGCGAAGCGGACAAGGTCAAGGTCAGCGGCGCGGCCTTCATCGGTCATGGTGCCTCCACAGAAGGCGAGCAGGGCGACACCGGCGTACGCGTGAACACGCTGGACCCGCACACCAGCTACCAGATCGGGCAGCGCTACACGGTGCTGGAAGCCGAAGGTGGCATCACCGGTGGCTTCAACGACGTGGAGTCGAACTCGGCGTTCATCACCGGCGCGCTGGTGCAGACCGACAACGCGGTGCATCTGGATATCGCGTTGATCGAGGAAGAATCCGCCGAGGCGGAAGGAGCAGAGAACAATGCGCCGCCGATCGTGTTCGGTCGCGTTGCGCGCTCCTCCAACCAGCGCGCCGTGGCAGCCGCACTGGACTCTCTGCCGCAGTCCGGCGACGCGCTGGTGCTGTACAACCAGTTGCTGATGCAGGACGAAGAAAGTGCTGTCCGGGCCTTTGACGAACTCTCCGGCGAACTGCACGCCAGCACCCGCGCCATGCTGCTGCGTGACGACTTCCTGCGTGCGGGCGTGCTGAGCCATCTCCGCACGGGTCCGGCAGATGAAGGCTATGGGTCCCGTGCATGGATCACCGGCAACGGGCAATCGCGCTCGCAGCGCAGTGATGGCAATGCTGCCACGCGTCGTGATCACAGCGAAGGGCTGCTGCTGGGCTACGACTTCAGCTTCGGTGAGGGCTGGACCGTCGGCGCGGCGGGCGGTCGCCAGTCGCTGCGGCAGAACGTGCGCGACCGCACTTCACGCAGCGAGGTCGATGCGTTGCACGGCGGCATGTACGCGGCCTTCCGCCGCGACGCGCTGTGGCTGCGCGGTGGTGTCAGCTACACCGACTACGACGTAGACACCGAGCGCACCCTGGGTGAAGGCCAGCCGTGGGAGCAGACCCTGACCGCCCGCTACAAGGCGCATGCAGTGTCGACCTTCACCGAGGCAGGCTTCGACCTGGAGTTGCAGTCGCTGACGCTCACTCCCTATCTGGGAATTGCGCAGACCACGCTGTCCACTGGGCAGGCCACCGAGGCCGCCGGCAGCGCGGCGCTGGCGCTGCTGCCCACTCGCGACCAGGTCTGGACCACCACCGCCGGCGTGCGGTCGGCGTGGGACCTGCGTGACCGTGCGCGCGTGGAGGGCGGGCTGGCCTGGCAGAACACCTCCGGTGATCGCCGCACCTCAACCACGCAGATCTTCGCGACAGGCAGTGACCTGTTCACCGTGCATGCGGTGCCGTTGGCGCGCAACGTGGCACTGGCCGAACTGGGCGTGGTGCTGAGTCCCACCACCAACAGCCGCGTCAACCTGTTCATGCAGGGGCATCGCGGTGGTGGAGAACGCGGGTTTGCCGCACAAGCCAGCTGGAATGTGATGTTCTAG
- a CDS encoding autotransporter domain-containing protein has protein sequence MNRIYRLVFNHATGQTQVASELTSNHVSCAGVSGSPRRRTALSVALLAALASTAAVPSAFAQVVNYDVDETIPVSINHTSGFTVGRLTNATVVVGPGIVLGSQIGATLGENAGGNGILQVNGAGAQLNINGNLGVGVRGTGKLELGNGSETSIGGTLVVGDVAGSNGTVVATGNTTKLTAGAIDVGRAGTGTLNISAGAEVVTTGNGGYGVRAGGVSSGQDQATGTINVSNSGKLTINNNSLLLGDQGRAVVTVADAGEINVIGGNVVMGGSAAGTAEATVSAGGKLTVGGSLVLGSAQNSAGQLTITGAGAVVTASNVEVGAAGTGVLLVQNGGALNVSGTLANETVAGQPNRMGSINVTGANSKITAGTLNASGVRVDTGASIVTGTATIKDSESPFALASSVQGAGTLWDNTGAMTVRGSFDVSGAGRLQSASLAVSGGVNSATGSPTPVDDRVRVAGANSVIAVSGDITVGADGTEPYGVLTAANEGRIEAATFKLAKNGFLVLGGDALSWTSATQDFSWKAAETAGALSGSAIEMQSDSGGVVFNHTGSITLANTFTSVQNGTDWTGGRLRNVAGNTTLTGDLSAFGGDIDVRSGTLVINSNLYTGQGYTDSSQALPQVIDISGGKLVLNGSSGFQQTIGGTTTRSSIVTVRNGGILAGNATVGQTTVSNGGVLSPGNSPGTLTIDGDLFFNAGASSAAEVASAAYYDVELLGNGQSDLVQVSGRAIIGRSSNFGWTGDAAMRITGLDPATSYQNGRTYNVLSAGGGVVGGFDSVTSNSAFITPTLTQNGDQLVLTIAVNGGGTNPGDPGTPGNPGTPGTPGNPGTPGNPGTTPPPPEVFNPVATNPNQENVANGLNSLQQSGDSLALYNALLMLDAEQAQQAFNELSGESHASNRAMLLDDRFLRDGIAQRLRPDPTMAEYGPSLWLAGSSTSRRQDASEMAARTRDERHGAIVGMDWSFGEGWKWGVAVGPEKLRQRVSDRNSTTDVDAIHGGLYLGWQGAEFSFHAGTSYADYDVDTERSVGAGYSWAQRLDSSYSANAVSAFAEGGWNIDLDPLILTPYLGLSYTRLDTDAVQETGGAAALVVEARKDDAWTATAGVRAGWQLGDDRGIATRLEAGLAWQHSGGDLPETRGRFVAGTSSFNVQGLPLARNVGVAELGVSIKPTDNSRLALMAQGRSGDGQSEFGGQLSFNLMF, from the coding sequence ATGAACAGGATTTATCGCCTGGTGTTCAACCACGCCACCGGCCAAACGCAAGTCGCCTCCGAGCTCACGTCCAACCATGTTTCGTGCGCAGGTGTTTCCGGCAGCCCACGCCGGCGTACAGCGCTCAGCGTTGCGCTGCTGGCTGCTCTGGCATCCACTGCGGCGGTGCCTTCTGCATTCGCGCAGGTGGTCAACTACGACGTTGATGAAACCATCCCCGTCAGCATCAACCATACGAGCGGCTTCACCGTCGGTCGCTTGACCAACGCGACTGTAGTGGTTGGTCCGGGCATTGTCCTCGGATCGCAGATCGGTGCCACGCTTGGAGAGAACGCAGGCGGCAACGGCATCCTGCAGGTGAATGGCGCGGGCGCGCAGTTGAACATCAATGGCAACCTGGGCGTTGGCGTTCGCGGCACCGGCAAGCTTGAGCTTGGGAACGGCAGCGAGACCAGCATCGGTGGAACGCTTGTGGTGGGCGACGTGGCCGGTAGTAACGGCACGGTCGTGGCCACGGGCAACACCACGAAGTTGACGGCAGGCGCTATCGACGTCGGGCGGGCGGGTACGGGCACGCTGAACATCAGCGCCGGTGCCGAGGTGGTGACCACCGGCAACGGCGGCTATGGCGTGCGCGCCGGCGGCGTGTCGTCCGGTCAGGATCAGGCAACCGGCACGATCAACGTCAGCAACAGCGGCAAGTTGACCATCAACAACAACAGTCTGCTGCTGGGCGATCAAGGGCGCGCAGTGGTGACCGTGGCCGACGCGGGCGAGATCAACGTCATTGGCGGCAATGTGGTGATGGGCGGTAGTGCCGCGGGCACCGCTGAAGCTACCGTCTCCGCAGGCGGCAAGCTCACGGTGGGGGGAAGTCTGGTGCTGGGTTCCGCTCAGAACTCCGCCGGCCAGCTCACCATTACCGGCGCCGGTGCTGTAGTGACCGCGAGCAACGTCGAGGTCGGTGCCGCAGGCACGGGCGTGCTGCTGGTGCAGAACGGCGGCGCGCTCAACGTCAGCGGCACGCTCGCCAACGAGACCGTGGCGGGTCAGCCCAATCGCATGGGCTCCATCAACGTGACCGGTGCGAATTCGAAGATCACCGCGGGGACCCTGAACGCCTCCGGTGTGCGCGTCGATACCGGTGCCTCCATCGTCACCGGCACGGCCACCATCAAGGATTCGGAAAGCCCGTTCGCGCTGGCATCCAGTGTCCAGGGCGCTGGCACCCTGTGGGACAACACCGGCGCAATGACCGTGCGGGGCAGCTTCGACGTCAGCGGCGCAGGCCGTCTGCAGAGCGCCAGCCTGGCCGTCAGCGGTGGTGTCAACTCGGCGACCGGCAGCCCGACCCCGGTCGATGACCGCGTGCGCGTCGCCGGTGCCAACTCGGTGATCGCCGTCAGCGGCGACATTACCGTCGGTGCAGACGGGACCGAACCCTACGGCGTGCTCACCGCCGCCAACGAAGGCCGCATCGAAGCCGCCACCTTCAAGCTGGCCAAGAATGGCTTCCTGGTGCTGGGCGGCGACGCGCTGTCGTGGACCTCGGCCACGCAGGACTTCTCCTGGAAGGCCGCCGAAACCGCCGGCGCGCTCTCCGGCTCGGCGATTGAAATGCAAAGCGATTCAGGCGGCGTGGTGTTCAACCACACCGGCAGCATCACCTTGGCCAACACCTTCACCAGCGTGCAGAACGGTACCGACTGGACCGGCGGCCGCCTGCGCAACGTGGCGGGAAATACCACGCTCACCGGTGACCTCAGCGCCTTTGGTGGCGACATCGACGTGCGTTCCGGCACCTTGGTGATCAACTCCAACCTGTATACCGGCCAGGGTTACACCGACAGCTCGCAGGCCCTGCCGCAGGTGATCGACATCTCCGGCGGCAAGCTGGTGCTCAATGGCAGCTCCGGCTTCCAGCAGACCATTGGCGGCACCACCACGCGCAGCTCGATCGTCACCGTGCGCAACGGGGGCATCCTTGCCGGCAATGCCACCGTGGGCCAGACCACGGTAAGCAACGGCGGTGTGCTGTCGCCGGGTAACAGCCCCGGCACCCTCACCATCGACGGCGACCTGTTCTTCAACGCCGGTGCGTCCTCGGCGGCCGAGGTGGCGTCGGCTGCGTATTACGACGTCGAGCTGCTCGGCAACGGCCAGTCCGACCTGGTGCAGGTGAGCGGCCGCGCCATCATTGGCCGCAGTTCCAACTTCGGCTGGACCGGCGACGCCGCCATGCGCATCACCGGCCTGGACCCGGCCACCAGCTACCAGAACGGCCGCACCTACAATGTGCTCAGCGCCGGTGGCGGTGTGGTCGGTGGGTTCGACAGCGTGACCTCGAACTCAGCTTTCATCACCCCCACACTGACGCAGAACGGCGACCAGCTGGTGCTGACCATCGCGGTCAACGGCGGCGGTACCAATCCCGGCGATCCGGGTACCCCGGGCAACCCCGGTACGCCGGGTACGCCAGGCAATCCGGGCACGCCCGGCAACCCCGGCACCACCCCGCCGCCGCCGGAAGTGTTCAACCCGGTCGCCACCAATCCGAACCAGGAAAACGTGGCCAACGGGCTCAACAGCCTCCAGCAGTCCGGCGACTCGCTGGCCTTGTACAACGCGCTGCTGATGCTGGATGCGGAACAGGCGCAGCAGGCGTTCAACGAACTGTCCGGTGAAAGCCATGCCAGCAACCGCGCCATGCTGCTGGATGACCGCTTCCTGCGCGACGGCATTGCCCAGCGCCTGCGTCCGGATCCGACAATGGCCGAGTATGGCCCGTCGCTGTGGCTGGCCGGCAGCAGCACCTCGCGCCGGCAGGACGCCAGCGAGATGGCCGCGCGCACCCGCGACGAGCGCCACGGCGCGATCGTGGGCATGGACTGGAGCTTCGGTGAAGGCTGGAAGTGGGGCGTGGCCGTGGGTCCGGAAAAGCTGCGCCAGCGCGTCAGCGACCGCAACAGCACCACCGATGTCGACGCCATCCACGGCGGTCTGTACCTGGGCTGGCAGGGCGCCGAGTTCTCGTTCCATGCCGGTACCAGCTACGCCGACTATGACGTGGATACCGAACGCAGTGTCGGTGCCGGTTACAGCTGGGCCCAGCGCCTGGACAGCAGCTACAGCGCCAACGCGGTATCGGCGTTCGCCGAGGGTGGCTGGAACATCGATCTGGACCCGCTGATCCTGACCCCGTACCTCGGCCTGTCCTACACCCGCCTGGATACCGACGCGGTGCAGGAAACCGGCGGTGCCGCTGCGCTGGTCGTGGAAGCACGCAAGGATGATGCGTGGACCGCTACGGCCGGCGTGCGCGCCGGTTGGCAGCTGGGTGACGACCGTGGCATTGCCACCCGTCTGGAAGCCGGGCTGGCGTGGCAGCACAGTGGTGGCGATCTGCCGGAAACGCGCGGCCGCTTTGTGGCCGGCACCAGCAGCTTCAACGTGCAGGGCCTGCCGCTGGCGCGCAATGTGGGCGTGGCCGAGCTGGGTGTTTCGATCAAGCCGACCGACAACAGTCGCCTGGCGCTGATGGCGCAGGGGCGTAGCGGTGATGGCCAGAGCGAGTTCGGCGGGCAGCTGAGCTTCAATCTGATGTTCTGA
- a CDS encoding DUF4124 domain-containing protein: MKVPALLLLSVALSSVPLVADAQAQRVNRCTNAQGQTVFTDRSCDAMGATARTPRGEPSVGNTGIYRAGCARRLSELTEQIRQAVSLQDVNRLSSIYLWGNVSNASANRIIGQLESVVRRPLVDIAPVYPTVAEPVEPVMLPPDPDALAGTGVALPQQVPVAPSRPRPVGLRLEQTLGNGATPSRTVFGLRRQYGCFWITL, encoded by the coding sequence ATGAAAGTGCCTGCCCTGTTGCTGCTGTCCGTTGCCCTGTCGAGCGTGCCCCTCGTGGCCGACGCCCAGGCGCAGCGCGTGAACCGCTGTACCAATGCACAGGGGCAGACCGTGTTCACTGACCGCAGTTGCGACGCGATGGGGGCTACTGCCCGCACGCCACGCGGGGAACCATCAGTGGGCAATACCGGCATCTACCGGGCCGGTTGCGCCCGTCGCCTGAGTGAACTGACCGAGCAGATCCGGCAGGCGGTGAGCCTGCAGGACGTCAATCGGCTGTCGTCGATCTACCTGTGGGGCAATGTGTCCAATGCCAGTGCCAACCGCATCATCGGACAGCTGGAGTCGGTGGTGCGGCGGCCGCTGGTGGATATCGCGCCGGTGTATCCCACAGTGGCCGAGCCGGTGGAGCCGGTGATGCTGCCGCCGGATCCGGATGCGCTGGCGGGGACGGGAGTTGCCCTGCCGCAGCAGGTGCCGGTTGCACCGAGCCGGCCGCGACCGGTAGGGCTGCGGCTGGAGCAGACGCTCGGGAACGGCGCTACGCCCTCGCGCACGGTGTTCGGGCTGCGGCGGCAGTATGGGTGTTTCTGGATCACGTTGTAA
- the metF gene encoding methylenetetrahydrofolate reductase [NAD(P)H], with the protein MTAISFEFYPPKTDDQRAQLDRTAAKLKAYDPQYVSCTFGAGGSTLSYTSETVRHLKQHHGFDAAPHLSCVGGTREEIRELLKLYRAIGCRRIVALRGDLPSGMGHPGDLRYASELIAFIRAEHGDHFHIEVGAYPETHPQSDNALRDLRYFKEKVEAGADAAITQYFFNADAYFHFVDAVQKLGVQVPIVPGIMPISNFSQLRRFSEQCGAEIPRWIGKKMQAYGDDADAVRAFGAEVVAQLCQRLVDGGAPGLHFYTLNLARPTQQVLKLLGR; encoded by the coding sequence ATGACCGCCATCAGCTTCGAGTTCTATCCGCCCAAGACCGATGACCAGCGCGCGCAGCTGGACCGCACCGCGGCCAAGCTGAAGGCCTACGACCCGCAGTATGTGTCCTGCACCTTCGGTGCGGGCGGCTCGACCCTCAGCTATACCTCCGAGACGGTACGCCACCTCAAGCAGCACCACGGCTTTGATGCGGCTCCGCACCTGTCGTGCGTGGGCGGTACCCGCGAGGAGATCCGCGAACTGCTCAAGCTGTACCGGGCCATTGGCTGCCGCCGCATCGTGGCGCTGCGCGGCGACCTGCCTTCCGGCATGGGCCACCCGGGCGACCTGCGCTACGCGTCCGAGCTGATCGCCTTCATCCGCGCCGAACACGGCGATCACTTCCATATCGAAGTGGGGGCTTACCCGGAAACCCACCCGCAGTCCGACAATGCCCTGCGCGACCTGCGCTACTTCAAGGAAAAGGTCGAGGCAGGGGCCGATGCGGCCATCACCCAGTACTTCTTCAACGCCGACGCCTATTTCCACTTCGTGGACGCCGTGCAGAAGCTGGGGGTACAGGTGCCGATCGTGCCGGGCATCATGCCCATCTCGAACTTCAGCCAGCTGCGCCGCTTCTCCGAGCAGTGCGGCGCGGAGATTCCGCGCTGGATCGGCAAGAAGATGCAGGCCTATGGCGATGACGCCGATGCCGTGCGCGCGTTCGGGGCCGAGGTGGTGGCGCAGCTTTGCCAGCGGCTGGTCGACGGCGGCGCGCCGGGGCTGCATTTCTACACGCTCAACCTGGCCCGCCCGACCCAGCAGGTACTGAAACTGCTGGGTCGCTGA
- a CDS encoding Nudix family hydrolase encodes MSSPTRSIHVVAAVITDARGRVLLNRRTENRDMAGLWEFPGGKREAGETSEQALVRELREELGIEAQVGDWLMDVPQLYPDKHLRLEVRHVRSWKGTPRGREGQAITWVAPDKLPRYSMPPADLPVVAALRHPDRYLITPEPEADDEAAHQLWYTRLVQALEAGARRVQLRTPASAARVALAEQAIGQHRNGVQWLLNRDIELALRLGVGVHLGGEQLAQLQERPLPEGRLVAASCHDLAQLQAAQRLGCDFAVLGPVQATASHPQATPLGWEAFEALRAQVSLPIYALGGLGADDIVQARRHGAQGIAAIRGFWPDVS; translated from the coding sequence ATGTCATCCCCCACACGTTCCATCCATGTGGTCGCGGCCGTCATCACCGACGCCCGTGGCCGTGTTCTGCTCAACCGTCGCACCGAGAACCGCGACATGGCCGGGCTCTGGGAGTTTCCCGGCGGCAAGCGCGAGGCCGGCGAGACCTCCGAGCAGGCGCTGGTGCGTGAACTGCGCGAAGAACTGGGCATCGAGGCCCAGGTTGGCGACTGGTTGATGGACGTGCCGCAGCTGTACCCGGACAAGCACCTGCGCCTGGAAGTGCGCCACGTGCGCAGCTGGAAGGGCACCCCGCGTGGCCGCGAGGGCCAGGCCATCACCTGGGTGGCCCCGGACAAGCTGCCGCGCTATTCCATGCCACCGGCCGACCTGCCCGTGGTGGCCGCGCTGCGCCACCCGGACCGCTACCTCATCACCCCGGAGCCGGAGGCCGACGACGAGGCCGCGCACCAGCTCTGGTACACGCGGCTGGTGCAGGCGCTGGAGGCCGGGGCACGTCGTGTGCAGCTACGCACCCCGGCCAGTGCCGCGCGGGTCGCCTTGGCCGAGCAGGCCATCGGCCAGCATCGGAACGGCGTGCAATGGCTGTTGAACCGCGACATAGAACTGGCCCTGCGGCTGGGCGTGGGCGTGCACCTCGGCGGCGAGCAGCTGGCGCAGTTGCAGGAACGCCCATTGCCGGAAGGCCGGCTGGTGGCCGCGTCCTGCCACGACCTGGCCCAGCTGCAGGCCGCGCAGCGGCTTGGCTGTGACTTCGCGGTGCTGGGCCCGGTACAGGCCACCGCCAGCCACCCGCAGGCCACCCCGCTGGGCTGGGAGGCCTTCGAGGCCCTACGCGCGCAGGTGTCGTTACCGATCTATGCGCTGGGTGGATTGGGCGCGGACGACATCGTCCAGGCGCGCCGGCATGGGGCGCAGGGCATTGCTGCGATCCGGGGATTCTGGCCTGACGTCTCGTAG